In a genomic window of Gloeocapsopsis dulcis:
- a CDS encoding Gfo/Idh/MocA family protein — MTVGQPIPHLQRNQPQPIRVGVIGVGNMGQHHTRILSLLKDVELVGVADINVERGLDIASKYRIRFFEDYRDLLPHVEAVCIAVPTRLHHAVGMTCLQAGIHVLIEKPIAASIAEAESLVNAAAQSQCILQVGHIERFNPAFQELSKVLKTEELLALEAHRMSPYSQRANDVSVVLDLMIHDIDLLLELAGAPIVKLTASGSRAAGSGYLDYVTAILGFANGIVATLTASKVTHRKVRRIAAHCKNSLTEADFLNNEILIHRQTTANYMTDYGQVLYRQDGLIEKVYTSNIEPLHAELEHFVSCVRGGNQPSVGGEQALKALRLASSIEQMALDGKAWKEEVELYQRNGSAVVI, encoded by the coding sequence ATGACAGTGGGACAACCCATCCCTCATTTACAGCGAAACCAGCCTCAACCAATCCGTGTTGGCGTGATTGGAGTAGGCAACATGGGACAACATCATACCCGTATTCTGAGTTTACTCAAAGATGTAGAACTAGTTGGTGTTGCCGATATCAACGTCGAGCGGGGACTAGATATTGCTAGCAAGTACCGAATCCGTTTTTTTGAAGACTACCGCGATTTGCTGCCTCATGTCGAAGCAGTTTGTATTGCTGTTCCCACCCGCTTGCATCATGCTGTCGGGATGACCTGTCTCCAGGCGGGAATTCATGTTTTGATCGAGAAGCCAATTGCTGCTAGTATTGCTGAAGCTGAATCTTTAGTAAATGCCGCAGCCCAATCACAGTGTATCTTACAAGTAGGTCATATTGAGCGCTTTAACCCAGCATTCCAAGAACTCAGCAAAGTCCTGAAAACAGAAGAATTGCTGGCTTTAGAAGCACACCGCATGAGTCCTTATTCTCAGCGAGCAAACGATGTTTCGGTTGTGCTGGATTTAATGATTCATGATATTGACTTGTTACTTGAGTTAGCTGGTGCACCGATTGTTAAGTTAACCGCTAGTGGTAGCCGTGCTGCTGGTTCTGGTTACTTAGATTATGTCACCGCGATTCTCGGCTTCGCTAATGGGATTGTTGCGACCCTCACTGCCAGCAAAGTGACTCATCGCAAAGTTCGGCGGATTGCGGCTCATTGTAAGAATTCCCTGACAGAGGCAGATTTTCTGAATAACGAAATCTTGATTCACCGTCAAACAACCGCTAACTACATGACGGATTATGGTCAGGTCCTTTATCGTCAGGATGGTTTGATTGAGAAGGTTTACACAAGTAACATTGAACCTCTACACGCAGAATTAGAACACTTTGTGTCCTGTGTGCGGGGTGGCAATCAACCTTCTGTAGGAGGCGAACAAGCACTTAAAGCTTTACGTCTAGCTAGTTCTATTGAACAAATGGCTTTAGACGGGAAAGCTTGGAAAGAAGAAGTAGAGCTTTATCAACGGAATGGTTCTGCTGTTGTTATCTAA
- a CDS encoding glycerol-3-phosphate acyltransferase codes for MLQVWGAIAIFLICPLIGGLPLIAGIVSALSGRNLGNSGTGNISVSAAFYYGGKLAGILAVLSEALKGIAAVLLARAFFPQDPVWELIALIALVMGRYWIGGGAGTTNVVWGFIVHDPVVAGLVFLIGGISFTVLRERQLGKFGVLILFPLLTALLRPHDSARIVAAIALAILLGWIYQKMPDDLDLAPDAGHAESQKVFRFFRGDKAIVSLSDELSAAQVGQKAATLSQLIRWGYPVPKGWVLPPGDDSEPLVNYLPLEKSPLVVRSSAVGEDSQQASAAGQYKTVLGVASKEQLQQAIATVLASYDNPAAIEYRKQRGLPESAMAVLIQQQVQGVFSGVAFSRDPMTQQGDTVVIEALPGDASKVVSGQVTPEQYRVIVSHTDLEHSQNWVLPEHIALSVEGEGDIPPRLIQQVAFLARHLEARYHGIPQDIEWSYDGKTLWLLQSRPITTLLPIWTRKIAAEVIPGLIRPLTWSINRPLTCGVWGEIFTVVLGSRARGLDFNQTATLHYSHAYFNASLLGRIFLRMGLPPESLEFLTRGAKFSKPPLRSTVRNIPGLMRLLSRELNLAKDFQKDDQQYFQPALIELNSSDRDPVKLLSRIDLILELLKKATYYSILAPLSVALRQAMFKTKDVEIDYSLTPEVASMRSLVQLAGDARRVLPESQNVSSEEVFTQLAETNQGREIIQRFDQLLERYGYLSEVGTDIAVPTWREEPKYVRELFVQFVVSGDLGENEPHRRRGRRGKRVVQGRVDLKGRVTEVYSQLLAHLRWCFVALERVWLESGLLVSKGDIFFLEFAEVRRIVVDGDSKLSSQLKELVEQRRSQLEQDSSLDVPLLVYGHAPPTPSAFSASSASLLQGIGASPGKVEGRVKVLRNLQATSEIDRETILVVPYTDSGWAPLLARSGGLIAEAGGRLSHGAIVAREYGLPAVMDIHNATVILQDGQRVQIDGQLGTVQILAD; via the coding sequence ATGCTGCAAGTCTGGGGTGCGATCGCTATTTTTTTGATCTGTCCCCTTATTGGCGGATTACCACTTATTGCTGGAATCGTATCAGCGCTGAGTGGGCGTAACTTAGGGAACTCAGGCACAGGTAATATTAGTGTGTCTGCAGCGTTTTATTATGGTGGTAAACTTGCAGGTATTCTTGCAGTTCTCTCGGAAGCCTTAAAAGGCATAGCTGCCGTTCTTTTAGCAAGGGCATTCTTTCCCCAAGACCCAGTATGGGAGTTAATTGCCTTAATTGCCTTAGTGATGGGACGTTATTGGATAGGTGGAGGCGCTGGGACAACAAATGTTGTTTGGGGTTTCATCGTTCACGATCCTGTTGTAGCAGGTTTAGTATTTCTCATTGGCGGAATTAGTTTCACCGTCTTACGCGAAAGGCAATTGGGAAAATTTGGCGTCTTGATTTTGTTTCCCTTGCTAACCGCACTGCTACGTCCTCATGATTCAGCTCGAATTGTCGCAGCGATCGCCCTAGCAATTTTACTAGGATGGATTTATCAAAAAATGCCTGACGATCTCGATTTAGCACCAGATGCAGGACACGCGGAGTCGCAAAAAGTGTTTCGCTTTTTTCGTGGTGATAAAGCTATAGTTTCCTTAAGTGATGAGTTGTCAGCGGCTCAAGTTGGACAAAAAGCAGCAACACTTTCACAATTAATTCGCTGGGGCTACCCTGTACCAAAAGGTTGGGTACTTCCTCCTGGTGACGACTCAGAACCTCTCGTTAACTATCTACCCTTAGAAAAGTCCCCCTTAGTTGTACGTTCCTCAGCCGTAGGTGAAGACTCTCAGCAAGCTTCAGCAGCAGGGCAGTATAAAACGGTTCTAGGTGTAGCAAGTAAAGAGCAATTGCAGCAGGCGATCGCTACAGTTTTAGCTTCTTACGACAACCCAGCGGCAATAGAATATCGCAAACAACGCGGTTTGCCAGAATCAGCAATGGCTGTTCTCATTCAACAACAAGTACAGGGCGTTTTTTCTGGAGTAGCATTTAGTCGCGATCCGATGACACAGCAAGGTGATACTGTTGTCATTGAAGCTTTACCAGGTGATGCCAGCAAAGTTGTGTCGGGACAAGTCACACCAGAACAATATCGCGTTATTGTGTCACATACTGACTTAGAACACAGCCAAAACTGGGTATTGCCGGAACATATAGCATTAAGTGTTGAGGGTGAAGGAGACATTCCACCTCGTTTGATTCAACAAGTTGCTTTCTTAGCGCGACACCTAGAAGCACGCTATCACGGCATTCCCCAAGATATCGAGTGGAGCTACGATGGTAAAACATTGTGGTTGTTACAATCGCGTCCAATTACAACGCTGCTACCAATTTGGACGCGCAAAATTGCTGCAGAAGTCATTCCAGGATTAATTCGTCCGCTGACTTGGTCGATCAATCGTCCTTTAACTTGTGGCGTTTGGGGAGAAATTTTTACAGTTGTATTGGGAAGTCGCGCTCGTGGTTTAGATTTTAATCAAACAGCAACACTGCATTATTCTCATGCTTATTTCAATGCTTCCCTGCTGGGACGGATATTTTTACGCATGGGTTTACCGCCAGAGAGTTTGGAGTTTTTAACGCGGGGTGCAAAGTTTAGTAAGCCCCCATTACGTTCCACTGTGCGCAATATTCCAGGATTGATGCGTTTGTTAAGTCGCGAGTTGAATTTAGCAAAAGATTTTCAAAAAGACGATCAACAGTACTTCCAGCCAGCATTAATTGAGTTGAACTCAAGCGATCGCGATCCAGTAAAACTACTATCACGCATAGATTTGATTCTAGAATTACTGAAAAAGGCAACGTACTATAGTATCTTGGCACCTCTGAGCGTGGCTTTGCGACAGGCGATGTTCAAGACAAAAGATGTAGAAATTGATTACAGCCTCACCCCAGAAGTGGCCTCAATGCGATCGCTTGTGCAACTTGCCGGTGATGCGCGTCGTGTCTTACCTGAGTCTCAAAATGTGTCTTCTGAAGAGGTGTTTACTCAGTTGGCTGAGACAAATCAAGGCAGGGAAATTATACAGCGATTTGATCAGTTGTTGGAGCGTTATGGCTATTTGAGTGAGGTGGGAACTGATATTGCCGTGCCTACTTGGAGAGAGGAACCGAAGTATGTACGGGAGTTGTTTGTGCAGTTTGTAGTGAGTGGGGATTTGGGAGAAAACGAACCACACAGACGCAGAGGACGCCGAGGCAAGAGAGTAGTACAAGGGCGAGTTGATTTGAAGGGGAGGGTGACTGAGGTTTATAGTCAGTTGTTGGCGCATTTGCGTTGGTGTTTTGTGGCGTTAGAACGAGTGTGGTTAGAGTCGGGATTGCTGGTGTCTAAGGGGGATATTTTCTTTTTGGAGTTTGCGGAAGTGCGGCGGATTGTTGTGGATGGTGACTCTAAGTTGAGTTCTCAGTTAAAAGAACTTGTGGAACAGCGGCGATCGCAACTTGAACAAGATAGTAGCTTAGATGTACCTTTATTAGTCTATGGCCATGCCCCCCCAACTCCCTCTGCTTTCTCTGCTTCCTCTGCTTCCCTACTACAGGGTATTGGTGCTAGTCCTGGTAAGGTAGAAGGGCGGGTGAAGGTACTACGAAATTTGCAAGCGACTTCTGAGATTGACCGAGAGACGATTCTTGTTGTGCCGTATACAGATTCTGGCTGGGCACCATTATTAGCAAGATCGGGCGGGCTGATTGCAGAAGCGGGAGGACGACTTTCTCATGGTGCAATTGTGGCGCGCGAGTATGGATTACCAGCAGTTATGGATATTCACAATGCCACCGTTATTTTACAGGATGGTCAACGAGTACAAATAGATGGTCAATTGGGAACAGTGCAAATTTTGGCAGATTAA
- a CDS encoding lipid kinase encodes MTRRALLLINRHARQGQNSQAIAQLQKLDLELILENIEDVRFLPEIIQSYKDKVDLVIVGGGDGTLNAAVDGLVSTQLPLGILPLGTANDLARTLGIPNSLSEACKIIASGNVQHIDLGWVNGKHFFNVASLGLSVQITQKLTKKAKRRWGVFAYAITAIKAMWQVRPFHAEIRLNGQTIQLKTIQIAIGNGRYYGGGMTIVHDAKINDQRLDVYSLEIQHWWQMLALLPALRRGRHTASLGVRTFHAQEIEVYTRKPRPINTDGEITTYTPAHFRVIPRALAVLVP; translated from the coding sequence ATGACTCGTCGAGCATTGTTATTAATCAATCGTCACGCTCGTCAAGGACAAAATTCACAAGCGATCGCTCAACTGCAAAAGTTGGATTTGGAGTTGATACTAGAGAACATTGAAGATGTGCGGTTTCTACCGGAAATTATTCAGAGTTACAAAGATAAGGTAGATTTAGTCATCGTTGGTGGTGGTGATGGGACTTTGAATGCTGCAGTTGACGGTTTAGTAAGTACTCAGCTACCTTTGGGCATCTTGCCTTTAGGAACAGCTAACGATTTAGCACGTACCTTAGGAATTCCTAATTCTCTATCTGAAGCTTGCAAAATCATCGCTAGCGGTAATGTTCAACACATTGACTTAGGCTGGGTTAATGGCAAGCACTTTTTCAATGTTGCCAGTCTTGGGCTGAGTGTTCAAATCACACAAAAACTCACGAAAAAAGCTAAACGGCGTTGGGGAGTTTTTGCTTATGCCATCACTGCAATAAAAGCTATGTGGCAAGTACGACCATTTCATGCAGAAATTCGTCTCAACGGACAAACAATACAGCTGAAAACTATTCAAATTGCAATCGGAAATGGTCGTTACTATGGAGGTGGAATGACAATCGTACACGATGCTAAGATCAACGATCAGAGGCTAGATGTGTACAGTTTAGAGATACAGCACTGGTGGCAGATGTTAGCTTTGTTACCTGCTTTACGGCGGGGAAGGCACACCGCATCCTTGGGTGTTCGTACTTTTCACGCTCAGGAAATAGAAGTTTATACTCGCAAACCCCGCCCAATTAATACTGATGGAGAAATTACAACCTACACACCTGCACATTTTCGCGTTATTCCTCGCGCTTTAGCTGTTTTGGTGCCATAG
- a CDS encoding exopolysaccharide biosynthesis protein — MLRFSQDIKLLLEKLASQPLTIGDILAETSERGFSLVIALLVLPFLFPMPPGFTGPLGSACLLLSLQMVMGRRSPWLPRKIAQFRFPRRFVLQILRNLRRITRVIEKIARPRLTAFAQSQITWQLNGLCISWLTILLISPIPFTNPIPTVGILLLAVATLEADGLLMCISYVLTALITLIVVSIGYTLWQAPHVLPSLF; from the coding sequence ATGCTGAGATTTTCTCAAGATATTAAATTGTTGCTAGAAAAGTTAGCCTCTCAGCCACTTACTATTGGCGATATTCTGGCAGAAACTTCGGAAAGAGGCTTTAGCTTAGTTATTGCATTGCTTGTCTTACCCTTTCTGTTTCCAATGCCTCCAGGCTTTACAGGTCCTTTGGGTTCAGCCTGCTTATTACTTTCGCTACAAATGGTTATGGGGCGGCGATCGCCTTGGTTGCCTAGAAAAATTGCCCAATTTCGATTTCCTCGCCGATTTGTCTTACAAATTCTCCGAAACTTAAGGCGTATTACGCGAGTTATTGAAAAGATTGCACGTCCTCGATTAACAGCATTTGCCCAAAGTCAAATTACCTGGCAGCTCAACGGACTTTGCATTTCTTGGCTGACAATACTTCTTATCTCGCCAATTCCATTTACAAACCCTATACCTACAGTGGGAATTTTATTACTTGCAGTGGCTACTTTAGAAGCTGATGGTTTACTTATGTGTATCAGCTATGTACTGACTGCTCTTATTACCTTGATAGTTGTATCAATTGGCTATACACTTTGGCAAGCTCCTCATGTTTTGCCGAGTTTATTTTAA
- a CDS encoding DUF1269 domain-containing protein, translating to MLIPGVGPFLAGGTIATTLAGAGIGAAAGGIVGALTGLGIPEEDAKAYSDRVSHGDYLVFIEGTAADIDRASTVLSNRGVQGWKVYDMPASDSYANTMSTHTKVEPRAQRYASDTTERNVVSTTNQPEVQVVDRRKETR from the coding sequence TTGCTGATTCCTGGAGTAGGTCCATTTCTCGCAGGTGGAACAATTGCAACTACCTTAGCTGGTGCAGGTATTGGCGCAGCAGCAGGAGGTATTGTCGGTGCCCTTACAGGATTAGGGATTCCTGAAGAAGATGCCAAGGCATATAGCGATCGTGTTTCTCATGGTGACTACTTGGTGTTTATAGAAGGCACTGCAGCAGATATTGACCGCGCTAGCACAGTTCTAAGCAATCGAGGTGTTCAGGGGTGGAAGGTATATGATATGCCAGCTAGCGACAGTTACGCAAACACCATGTCTACTCACACTAAGGTAGAGCCAAGAGCGCAGCGCTATGCTAGCGATACTACTGAGCGCAATGTAGTCAGTACAACTAACCAGCCAGAAGTTCAGGTTGTTGATCGACGCAAGGAAACTCGCTAA
- a CDS encoding TetR/AcrR family transcriptional regulator has product MARDKEETKARILAAVGKLLAESGFKQLGVNAIAREAGVDKVLIYRYFDGLPSLLQSFGKEGGYWISAKELIGDESSVDAETLADWMTYLLLGFLHDLKERPITQEILRWELLEGNELTRELANVRDQLALDSLKFLEQKGSFPPDKDIPAISAVLVAGVVYLTLRTKVSNSFMGIDFDSSTGWRRIEAALESIIQSTVEENQ; this is encoded by the coding sequence ATGGCTCGTGATAAAGAGGAAACCAAAGCTCGGATTTTGGCAGCAGTCGGCAAACTATTAGCCGAGTCTGGGTTTAAGCAATTGGGAGTCAATGCGATCGCCCGTGAAGCTGGTGTTGATAAGGTCTTGATTTACCGATATTTTGATGGGCTACCGTCTCTACTTCAGTCTTTCGGGAAAGAGGGAGGCTATTGGATTTCAGCTAAAGAGCTAATTGGTGATGAATCTAGCGTTGACGCCGAGACATTAGCAGACTGGATGACCTATCTGTTGCTAGGATTTCTGCATGATTTAAAGGAGCGTCCGATTACACAGGAAATTCTTAGATGGGAGTTACTAGAAGGGAACGAACTAACCCGTGAATTAGCGAATGTCCGCGATCAACTAGCTTTAGATAGTCTGAAATTTCTTGAGCAAAAGGGTTCATTTCCTCCAGACAAGGATATTCCTGCAATTAGTGCTGTTTTAGTTGCAGGAGTTGTCTATTTGACACTGCGTACTAAAGTTAGCAACTCATTCATGGGAATAGATTTTGATTCATCCACTGGTTGGCGGCGAATTGAAGCAGCATTGGAATCAATAATTCAATCGACTGTTGAAGAGAACCAATAG
- a CDS encoding acyl-CoA thioesterase: MQKIFFDLDIYSYQIDFIGHVNNAVYIHWMEIGRTKLLEAVGMPTHEIFKQGFAPVLVQTSITYKSPLHLGDRVQIELWLSELRNASAIMQFRFYNTQQTLAAEGVQKGLFVDKQTMRPRRLSPEERAWFIPYLDSSIKV, encoded by the coding sequence ATGCAGAAAATTTTCTTTGACTTAGATATTTACTCCTACCAAATTGACTTTATTGGTCACGTCAACAATGCTGTTTATATTCACTGGATGGAGATAGGACGGACTAAACTGCTTGAAGCGGTTGGAATGCCAACTCACGAGATTTTTAAGCAAGGATTTGCACCAGTTTTAGTTCAAACTAGCATTACCTATAAATCACCGTTGCATTTAGGCGATCGCGTTCAAATAGAACTCTGGCTGTCTGAGTTGCGCAATGCTTCTGCTATTATGCAATTCCGTTTCTACAACACTCAACAGACACTCGCGGCTGAGGGCGTTCAAAAAGGCTTGTTTGTTGACAAGCAAACTATGCGTCCACGGCGGCTTTCTCCAGAAGAAAGAGCTTGGTTTATCCCATATTTAGACTCAAGTATTAAAGTTTGA